The segment CAATATCCCATTTACCATTGACGAACAGTTCGAGTTGCACATTACGAATCTTGTTTTGAGTTATCCATTTCCGGTCTATTTTGAACCTGATAACCGCTTTATCTACAGCTTCATCATGTATATTAAGTCCAATATTATCGAACTCATATACAAGCCCTTCCGTAATAGGACCAGCTTTTACAGAATGTTCTTTCAATAGTTCTATAGTGATCTTCACGTCTTTTTTTGAAATTTTTGACCTGAAATCGATGACGTTTATACTGTGTTTTGAATCAAATGCCTTGATTACCCTTTTCCCTTCCTTGACAAGTATCGGCACAGATTCATAGAACATTATATTAGATTCCGGCTCTTTATCTGGAACTGGTTTTTTTATAAAATCTTCCAGCAATACAGGTTTTTCAGGTATGGCCTGTTTTTCTTTTAGAACCGGTGCTGAAGCAGATACTGTTGAAAGTACGGGCTCTGGTTTGACTTCATGTTTCTCACCAGCTTTTAATTCACTGATAATATCGTCAAAAGAAAGATGTTTCTCAGCTTCACGACGGGTAGGTTCCATAACAGGTGCATGCCGCGTTTCATATTTTTTAACCACTGGCTCTGGTTTTTGATTTAATCCTGATATTGTCGCTGGTTTTTTGATTTGTCTTTCCCTGATAACAGCCCCCTTGAGCTCTAAACCATCAGGGATACCAGATGGTCTTTCTGTACGTGGAATACCAGTTTCGGTTTTATCATTTACTTTTAAGGATAAATCGGGTAAAACAGGTAACTCGGGTGATTCCTGTGTAACTGCTCTGACCAGTGATATTACACTTTCAACCACAGAATATCTTTCATCACCGAATCGTCTGCGGCCCAGACTAATACCTGCATCTATTATCAAAAGTGAGAGGGCAAATATCAGGATAATGATGAACAGACCCCCATCCTGATGAGTTTCAAGCCATCCAAGACCAATTTTTGTAACATCGAGGATATAAAGGAGAATTCTTAAAAAAATATAACCAATGCACAA is part of the ANME-2 cluster archaeon genome and harbors:
- a CDS encoding PGF-pre-PGF domain-containing protein, with protein sequence MDEILDNPLFMNTVHLIGTLCIGYIFLRILLYILDVTKIGLGWLETHQDGGLFIIILIFALSLLIIDAGISLGRRRFGDERYSVVESVISLVRAVTQESPELPVLPDLSLKVNDKTETGIPRTERPSGIPDGLELKGAVIRERQIKKPATISGLNQKPEPVVKKYETRHAPVMEPTRREAEKHLSFDDIISELKAGEKHEVKPEPVLSTVSASAPVLKEKQAIPEKPVLLEDFIKKPVPDKEPESNIMFYESVPILVKEGKRVIKAFDSKHSINVIDFRSKISKKDVKITIELLKEHSVKAGPITEGLVYEFDNIGLNIHDEAVDKAVIRFKIDRKWITQNKIRNVQLELFVNGKWDIVTIKGIGQEAMYLFFEASMPSLSVPIAIVGT